The Mesorhizobium sp. AR02 genomic interval GATCGTCTCGTTTGGACCCTTTGACCGATATCATCGCCCTGTTGCGCCCAAGGACGCTGCTGCTTGGCAATCTCGCGGCAACCGGTGAGTGGGGTATCCGCTCGCCATACCAGACCGACCCCACCTTCTATCTGGTGACCGAAGGCGAGTGCTGGTTTGAGCCGGGTGACACCGATGCGGTGCAGCTGTGCGCGGGCGACTACCTGCTGGCCGCTCAGCCGTCGTCGCCGTGCTTCGTCAGCCGGCCAGGCGCGAAGCTTGTGCTGTCCGACGCCGAATTCAAGGAGCGTAACACGGTCGACAATGAACTGCGGGTCGGCTGGGGGGAAGGCCCGACGACGCGCATCCTTGGCGGCCTGATCCTCTGCGATCCGGCCAACGCCGATCTTTTGTTCGGTCTGTTGCCACGCTTCACCCATATCCGGGCGAGGGAGGATGTCGGGGAAAGGCTTGGAAGCCTGATGCGGATCATCGTCGACGAAACGCGTGCTGCCAGGCCGGCAAGGGACATGGTGCTGGCGCGGCTGATCGAGGTGATGCTGATCGAAACGCTGCGGCGGGATGGCGCGCGGCGCGCAGCGCCACAAGGTCTGCTCGGTGCCCTTGCCGACCCGCAACTGGCGAGAGCCTTGACCCACATCCATTCCGATGTCGGCAGAGCGTGGACGATTGCAGAACTGGCAAAAAGTGTGGGAATGTCGCGCTCCCGCTTTGCCCGGCGCTTCGTCGATGTCGTGGGGGCGGCACCGGTCGAATATCTGCTGGCATGGCGCATGGCACTGGCCAAGGACGCATTGCTGCACAGCCAAAAACCGCTCAGCCAGATCGCTGGGGAGGTTGGCTATCAATCGGCAAGTGCCTTCAGCACTGCCTTCAGCGGCAAGGTCGGTTGCGCGCCAACTCAATATCAGGCGCAAGGCCGGGGCTAGGGATCTCGCCCGTGCCCGGGGAATCCCCGGGCGGACATGCAGTCAAATCTCAGAACGCGCTCGGCACGATCCAGGGATTGATGCTGATGCCGAGGCGCGGACCCTTGCCTTCAGCGGTGTTTTCCGCGGCGCCCTTCTTCTCGACCGACCCGGTCGAGGCGCAATCGAGCTTCACATTGGTCTTGGTGTCGACGCAAGTCGCGGCAGGCGCGTGCTTGACCGGGTGAGCGGTGTTGGCGGCGAAG includes:
- a CDS encoding AraC family transcriptional regulator, with translation MDPLTDIIALLRPRTLLLGNLAATGEWGIRSPYQTDPTFYLVTEGECWFEPGDTDAVQLCAGDYLLAAQPSSPCFVSRPGAKLVLSDAEFKERNTVDNELRVGWGEGPTTRILGGLILCDPANADLLFGLLPRFTHIRAREDVGERLGSLMRIIVDETRAARPARDMVLARLIEVMLIETLRRDGARRAAPQGLLGALADPQLARALTHIHSDVGRAWTIAELAKSVGMSRSRFARRFVDVVGAAPVEYLLAWRMALAKDALLHSQKPLSQIAGEVGYQSASAFSTAFSGKVGCAPTQYQAQGRG
- a CDS encoding DUF680 domain-containing protein produces the protein MKKTLLTLAAVLALSGSAFAANTAHPVKHAPAATCVDTKTNVKLDCASTGSVEKKGAAENTAEGKGPRLGISINPWIVPSAF